In Pirellulales bacterium, the sequence TCTCAGCTATCAAAATGTTCCGCTATCTATTATTAGAACAAATACAGGAGAGGAAACAGAAAAATCCAGACGAGATCGACGAAATGCCAATAGAGGCCGATGTTTTCAATCACGTGGGCTTTCTCGATTCCCAGCCGCCAAGTCAACATGATCCCAAATACGATCAGCCCAATCAGTACGTGCAGGGCGTGGAACCCGGTCAGCAAAAAATAGGTGCTGGCCCACATGTTGCCGCCGGGAATCACCATCGGCAGTTTGATCCAGGGGAACAGGTCGTTCAGCCCTTCGCTCTTGGCCGACTCGCCGGACGCCGACGTGACCGAGACCGCTTCGGAGCTTTCCTCGAGCGGATAGATCTTCTGGGCCACGTCGAGGGCCAGCTCCACCGGACCGGCCTGCGGGTTCATCACCACCTTAGTGATCCGATCGATCTCCGCCAGCCCCTCGGCGTCCTGCTTGGTTATCTTATCGGCCGGGAGCGTTCGCAGCTTCTTGATTTCGGCTTGGACATCGGCGTCGTTCAGCCGCAGCCGGACCGCCGAGGCATAGTACACGTCGGGGCGCTCGTAGACGCGGTGAGTGAAGTTCGGGCCCTGCGGCTGCCAGGGGTAGACGCCGTGCGAAAACTTGGCGCTGTATTCGTACATCTTCACGCCCAGGAACACGCCCCCCAGCGCGAGCGTGAGCGCGAGCAGGCCCTTCGCCAATCCGGCATTGTTCTTTCGCGCGGCTTCGAGGCTGAGCACGATCGTGACGCTGGAGCAGATCAGCACGAACGTGTTGAAAGCCCCGATCGGCTCGCTCAGATGCACGTCGTGCGCTCTCGGCCACATTGGAGCGCCGAACCGCAGCACGATGTAAGTGCCGATCAGTCCGGCGAAGAACATGATTTCGGTCGAAAGGAACAACCAGACGATCAGCTTGCTGTTGACCATCGGCAAGCCGGGTTGGTAT encodes:
- a CDS encoding cytochrome c oxidase subunit 3, whose protein sequence is MHQETGAHGHGDRGHDGHGHGHVPLEYQPGLPMVNSKLIVWLFLSTEIMFFAGLIGTYIVLRFGAPMWPRAHDVHLSEPIGAFNTFVLICSSVTIVLSLEAARKNNAGLAKGLLALTLALGGVFLGVKMYEYSAKFSHGVYPWQPQGPNFTHRVYERPDVYYASAVRLRLNDADVQAEIKKLRTLPADKITKQDAEGLAEIDRITKVVMNPQAGPVELALDVAQKIYPLEESSEAVSVTSASGESAKSEGLNDLFPWIKLPMVIPGGNMWASTYFLLTGFHALHVLIGLIVFGIMLTWRLGIEKAHVIENIGLYWHFVDLVWIFLFPLLYLF